The Streptomyces sp. NBC_01275 genome has a segment encoding these proteins:
- a CDS encoding GNAT family N-acetyltransferase: MISIGKLVPSERDDWEALFRGYIDFYQRVEPSEMYDRAWREFQADTRLHALGARLDGRLVGITHFLVHPSTSGPDVCYLQDLFTAPDVRGKGAARALITAVSDWARARGCCRVYWNTHESNSTARRLYDKVAENRGFLRYQIELSRQ, from the coding sequence ATGATCAGCATCGGAAAGCTCGTGCCGTCCGAGCGGGACGACTGGGAGGCCCTGTTCCGCGGGTACATCGACTTCTATCAGCGAGTCGAGCCGTCCGAGATGTACGACCGGGCGTGGCGCGAATTCCAGGCGGACACCCGTCTGCACGCCCTCGGCGCGAGACTGGACGGCAGGCTCGTCGGCATCACGCACTTCCTCGTCCACCCCAGCACGTCGGGACCGGACGTCTGCTACCTCCAAGACCTCTTCACCGCACCGGACGTACGCGGCAAGGGCGCGGCTCGCGCACTGATCACCGCCGTCTCCGACTGGGCCCGGGCCCGCGGCTGCTGCCGCGTGTACTGGAACACCCACGAGTCCAACAGCACGGCACGACGTCTCTACGACAAGGTCGCGGAGAACCGCGGTTTCCTTCGCTATCAGATCGAGCTGTCACGCCAGTAG
- the ectB gene encoding diaminobutyrate--2-oxoglutarate transaminase: MSIAQPDLSVFETLESEVRSYCRGWPVVFDRAQGSRMHDEDGHRYLDFFAGAGSLNYGHNNPVLKRALIDYLLRDGVTHGLDMSTVAKRSFLETFQDLVLRPRGLPYKVMFPGPTGTNAVESALKLARKVKGREAIVSFTNAFHGMSLGSLAVTGNAFKRAGAGIPLVHGTPMPFDNYFDGQIPDFLWFERLLEDQGSGLNKPAAVIVETVQGEGGINVARPEWLRALKALCERQDMLLIVDDIQMGCGRTGAFFSFEEAGIMPDVVTVSKSISGYGLPMSLCLFKPELDVWEPGEHNGTFRGNNPAFVTAAAALETYWADGSAMEKQTRARGEQVEQGLISITEENLADVKEYRGRGLVWGMEFHEKARAERIARRAFELGLLIETSGPESEVVKLLPALTVTPEELDEGLSILARAVRETV; this comes from the coding sequence ATGTCCATCGCCCAGCCCGACCTCAGCGTCTTCGAGACCCTCGAATCCGAGGTGCGCAGCTACTGCCGTGGCTGGCCCGTCGTCTTCGACCGCGCGCAGGGCAGCCGTATGCACGACGAGGACGGCCACCGTTACCTCGACTTCTTCGCCGGGGCCGGATCCCTCAACTACGGCCACAACAACCCCGTGCTGAAACGGGCGTTGATCGACTATCTGCTGCGCGACGGCGTCACCCACGGGCTCGACATGTCCACCGTCGCCAAGCGGTCCTTCCTGGAGACCTTCCAGGACCTGGTGTTGCGGCCGCGCGGCCTTCCCTACAAGGTCATGTTCCCGGGTCCGACCGGCACCAACGCCGTGGAGTCCGCGCTGAAGCTGGCGCGGAAGGTGAAGGGGCGCGAGGCGATCGTGTCGTTCACCAACGCCTTCCACGGGATGTCCCTGGGGTCGCTCGCCGTGACCGGCAACGCCTTCAAGCGGGCGGGGGCGGGGATCCCGCTGGTGCACGGCACGCCCATGCCGTTCGACAACTACTTCGACGGGCAGATCCCGGACTTCCTGTGGTTCGAGCGGCTGCTGGAGGACCAGGGGTCCGGGCTCAACAAGCCCGCCGCCGTGATCGTGGAGACCGTGCAGGGCGAGGGCGGCATCAACGTCGCGCGCCCCGAGTGGCTGCGGGCGCTCAAGGCGCTGTGCGAGCGGCAGGACATGCTGCTGATCGTCGACGACATCCAGATGGGGTGCGGGCGCACCGGGGCCTTCTTCTCCTTCGAGGAGGCCGGGATCATGCCGGACGTCGTCACCGTGTCGAAGTCGATCAGCGGCTACGGGCTGCCCATGTCGCTGTGCCTGTTCAAGCCCGAGCTGGACGTGTGGGAGCCGGGCGAGCACAACGGCACCTTCCGCGGCAACAACCCCGCGTTCGTCACGGCCGCCGCCGCGCTGGAGACGTACTGGGCCGACGGCTCGGCGATGGAGAAGCAGACCCGGGCGCGCGGCGAGCAGGTCGAGCAGGGGCTCATCTCGATCACGGAGGAGAACCTCGCCGACGTCAAGGAGTACCGGGGCCGCGGTCTGGTGTGGGGCATGGAGTTCCACGAGAAGGCGCGGGCCGAGCGGATCGCGCGGCGGGCCTTCGAACTGGGGCTGCTGATCGAGACGTCCGGGCCCGAGAGCGAGGTCGTCAAGCTGCTGCCGGCCCTGACCGTGACCCCCGAGGAACTGGACGAGGGCCTCAGCATCCTGGCCCGCGCCGTCCGCGAGACCGTCTGA
- a CDS encoding alanine--glyoxylate aminotransferase family protein, whose protein sequence is MTHPFLDLAPLSAARFASIEDRVARLLHTEQDVVIMQGEALLPLEGAIRGTAGPGTTALNVITGPYGQTFGDWLRDCGATVIDLAAPFHTAVTAAQIREAFAEHPEIDFVSLVHAEAATGNTNPVAEIGEAVREHGALFYLDAVASVGAEPVLPDAWGVDLCVIGAQKAMGGPAGVSAVSVSERAWARMAANPRAPRRSYLSLLDWKERWIDGGRKALLHAPAQLEMLALEACVERIEAEGLDTVTARHASAARATRAGAVALGGGLEPYVHQATEAAPVATTLRTPSTVAASALVTRALQSDPALPLAAGGGALAKEMIRVNHYGADATPGAVRNSLTALGAALAEAGLDVDVVGALRAAERAWG, encoded by the coding sequence GTGACCCACCCGTTCCTGGACCTGGCCCCGTTGAGCGCCGCCCGCTTCGCGTCGATCGAGGACCGCGTGGCGCGTCTGCTGCACACCGAGCAGGACGTCGTGATCATGCAGGGCGAGGCGCTGCTGCCGCTGGAGGGCGCGATCCGCGGTACCGCCGGTCCGGGCACGACCGCGCTGAACGTGATCACCGGCCCCTACGGGCAGACCTTCGGCGACTGGTTGCGGGACTGCGGCGCGACGGTGATCGACCTGGCGGCGCCCTTCCACACGGCGGTCACGGCCGCGCAGATCCGGGAGGCGTTCGCCGAGCACCCGGAGATCGACTTCGTCTCGCTGGTCCACGCGGAGGCGGCGACCGGGAACACCAACCCGGTCGCCGAGATCGGCGAGGCCGTACGGGAGCACGGCGCGCTGTTCTACCTGGACGCGGTCGCCTCCGTCGGCGCGGAGCCGGTGCTGCCGGACGCGTGGGGCGTGGACCTGTGCGTGATCGGGGCGCAGAAGGCGATGGGCGGCCCGGCGGGCGTGTCGGCGGTGTCGGTGAGCGAGCGGGCGTGGGCCCGGATGGCCGCGAACCCGAGGGCGCCGCGCCGCTCGTACCTCTCCCTCCTCGACTGGAAGGAGCGCTGGATCGACGGCGGCCGCAAGGCCCTGCTGCACGCGCCGGCGCAGCTGGAGATGCTGGCTCTGGAGGCGTGCGTCGAGCGGATCGAGGCGGAGGGCCTGGACACGGTGACGGCCCGGCACGCGTCCGCCGCGAGGGCGACCCGCGCGGGCGCGGTGGCCCTGGGCGGCGGCCTGGAGCCGTACGTGCACCAGGCGACGGAGGCGGCCCCGGTCGCCACCACCCTGCGCACCCCGTCGACCGTCGCGGCATCGGCCCTGGTGACCCGGGCCCTGCAGAGCGACCCGGCGTTGCCGCTGGCCGCGGGCGGAGGCGCCCTGGCCAAGGAGATGATCCGCGTCAACCACTACGGCGCGGACGCGACCCCGGGGGCGGTCCGCAACAGTCTGACCGCACTGGGCGCCGCGCTGGCGGAGGCGGGGCTGGACGTGGATGTGGTGGGGGCGTTGCGGGCGGCGGAGCGGGCTTGGGGGTAG
- the thpD gene encoding ectoine hydroxylase, with protein sequence MTTTMLTDLYPTRRAAEVAVPRQDPVVWGAPDTPGPIPTAGLQTYERDGFLAVDQLISDDEVVVCRRELERLIADPAIRADERSIVEPRSQEIRSVFEVHRLSAVFAALVRDERLVGRARQILGSDVYVHQSRINVKPGFGAGGFYWHSDFETWHAEDGLPNMRTVSVSIALTENLDTNGGLMIMPGSHRTFLGCAGATPRDNYKKSLQMQDAGTPSNEALTAMAGDYGVKLFTGKAGSATWFDCNCMHGSGDNITPFPRSNVFIVFNSVENAAVEPFAAPVRRPEFIGARDFTPLR encoded by the coding sequence ATGACCACGACCATGCTCACCGATCTGTACCCCACCCGCCGCGCCGCCGAGGTGGCCGTCCCCCGCCAGGACCCGGTCGTCTGGGGCGCCCCCGACACCCCGGGCCCGATCCCGACGGCCGGCCTCCAGACGTACGAGCGCGACGGCTTCCTCGCCGTCGACCAGCTGATCAGCGACGACGAGGTCGTCGTCTGCCGGCGGGAGCTGGAGCGGCTGATCGCCGACCCGGCGATCCGGGCCGACGAGCGGTCGATCGTCGAGCCGCGGTCCCAGGAGATCCGGTCCGTGTTCGAGGTGCACCGGCTCAGCGCGGTGTTCGCGGCGCTGGTGCGCGACGAGCGGCTCGTCGGGCGGGCCCGGCAGATCCTCGGCTCGGACGTGTACGTGCACCAGTCGCGGATCAACGTCAAGCCGGGCTTCGGGGCCGGCGGCTTCTACTGGCACTCCGACTTCGAGACCTGGCACGCCGAGGACGGTCTGCCGAACATGCGGACGGTGTCCGTCTCGATCGCGCTGACCGAGAACCTCGACACCAACGGCGGGCTCATGATCATGCCGGGCTCGCACCGGACGTTCCTCGGCTGCGCCGGGGCCACCCCGCGGGACAACTACAAGAAGTCGCTGCAGATGCAGGACGCGGGCACGCCGTCGAACGAGGCGCTGACGGCGATGGCAGGCGACTACGGCGTCAAGTTGTTCACGGGCAAGGCGGGTTCGGCGACCTGGTTCGACTGCAACTGCATGCACGGGTCCGGCGACAACATCACGCCGTTCCCGCGCAGCAACGTGTTCATCGTGTTCAACAGCGTGGAGAACGCGGCCGTGGAGCCGTTCGCGGCTCCGGTGCGGCGGCCGGAGTTCATCGGGGCGAGGGATTTCACCCCCCTGCGGTGA
- a CDS encoding amino acid ABC transporter permease — MADTDVRLQPRKKGLTRRQKRSLSRGAQYVVFVAAVIVFAVTADWGRLKNQFAQWDIARQMFPDVLTLALKNTVLYTVSGFALGLALGLVVALMRLSSVGPYRWVAGVYIEIFRGLPALLIFVFIGVAVPLAFPGTEIVGGTYGKAALGLGLIGAAYMAETFRAGIQAVPKGQTEAARSLGFSPARAMVSVVIPQAFRIILPPLTNELIMLFKDSSLVLLLGVTLEERELSKYGRDLASTTANSTPILVAGLCYLLVTVPLGFVVRRMEAKAQEAVK; from the coding sequence ATGGCCGATACGGACGTACGACTCCAGCCTCGCAAAAAGGGTCTGACCAGACGTCAGAAGCGCAGCCTCTCGCGTGGTGCGCAGTACGTCGTCTTCGTCGCCGCCGTGATCGTGTTCGCGGTCACGGCCGACTGGGGGCGGCTGAAGAACCAGTTCGCCCAGTGGGACATCGCCCGGCAGATGTTCCCGGACGTGCTCACGCTCGCGTTGAAGAACACCGTGCTGTACACGGTGTCCGGCTTCGCCCTCGGGCTGGCGCTCGGGCTGGTCGTCGCGCTGATGCGGCTGTCCTCCGTCGGCCCGTACCGCTGGGTGGCCGGCGTCTACATCGAGATCTTCCGCGGCCTGCCCGCCCTGCTGATCTTCGTGTTCATCGGCGTGGCCGTGCCGCTGGCCTTCCCCGGCACGGAGATCGTCGGCGGCACCTACGGCAAGGCCGCGCTCGGTCTCGGCCTGATCGGGGCCGCGTACATGGCGGAGACGTTCCGCGCGGGCATCCAGGCGGTGCCCAAGGGGCAGACGGAGGCGGCCCGTTCGCTGGGCTTCTCGCCCGCCCGCGCGATGGTCTCGGTCGTCATCCCGCAGGCGTTCCGGATCATCCTCCCGCCGCTCACCAACGAACTCATCATGCTCTTCAAGGACTCCTCCCTCGTGCTGCTGCTCGGTGTGACCCTGGAGGAGCGCGAACTGTCCAAGTACGGCCGTGACCTGGCCAGCACGACCGCCAACTCCACGCCGATCCTGGTCGCCGGCCTGTGCTATCTGCTGGTGACCGTCCCGCTCGGCTTCGTCGTGCGCCGTATGGAGGCCAAGGCACAGGAGGCCGTGAAATGA
- the ectA gene encoding diaminobutyrate acetyltransferase: MTAAQADLLIDRPSVADGAALWHIAKESGTLDLNSSYSYLLWCRDFAATSAVARAEDGTPAGFVTGYVRPDSPHTLLVWQVAVDPAHRGRGLAAALLDGLTAQVAAAYPLTAVETTISPGNTASERLFASYAERHGASVAREVLFDAGLFPDGPHDPEVLYRIGPLSL; the protein is encoded by the coding sequence ATGACTGCCGCACAAGCAGACCTGCTCATCGACCGTCCGTCCGTGGCTGACGGGGCCGCGCTCTGGCATATCGCCAAGGAATCCGGAACACTCGACCTGAACTCGTCCTACAGCTATCTGCTGTGGTGCCGCGACTTCGCCGCCACCTCGGCGGTGGCCCGCGCGGAGGACGGGACTCCGGCCGGATTCGTCACCGGATACGTACGGCCGGACTCCCCGCACACCCTGCTGGTGTGGCAGGTGGCCGTCGACCCGGCGCACCGCGGTCGCGGCCTCGCCGCCGCGCTGCTCGACGGGCTGACCGCCCAGGTCGCCGCCGCATACCCGCTCACCGCCGTCGAGACCACGATCTCCCCGGGCAACACCGCCTCGGAGCGGCTGTTCGCCTCCTATGCCGAGCGGCACGGGGCGAGCGTCGCCCGCGAGGTGCTGTTCGACGCCGGGCTGTTCCCGGACGGCCCGCACGACCCCGAGGTCCTGTACCGCATCGGCCCCCTCTCCCTCTGA
- a CDS encoding DUF1349 domain-containing protein, with protein sequence MDVSLPELPFPLRTYGPQGNWSYEDGVLTGWAGPRQDRFVPPAGDGVDPASDAPRLLGAPEGDFQLIARVTVGFGWAFDAGALYVHVGERAWAKLCLEYSPDVATVCTVVTRGHSDDANSFTVEGSSVWLRVSRTGRVLAFHASRDGQRWTFVRLFTLGEEKENDAALVGFMTQSPMGDGCVVTYDHLEFRTFWPDDLRDGS encoded by the coding sequence ATGGACGTCTCGCTTCCCGAACTGCCTTTTCCCCTCCGTACTTATGGGCCTCAGGGCAACTGGTCCTACGAGGACGGGGTGCTCACCGGGTGGGCCGGGCCTCGGCAGGATCGGTTCGTGCCGCCGGCCGGGGACGGGGTGGATCCCGCCTCCGACGCGCCCCGGCTGCTCGGCGCGCCGGAGGGCGACTTCCAGCTGATCGCGCGGGTCACCGTGGGGTTCGGCTGGGCCTTCGACGCGGGGGCGCTGTACGTCCATGTCGGCGAGCGGGCCTGGGCCAAGCTGTGCCTGGAGTACTCCCCGGACGTGGCCACCGTCTGCACGGTGGTCACCCGGGGCCACTCCGACGACGCCAACTCCTTCACCGTGGAGGGCAGTTCGGTCTGGCTGCGGGTGAGCCGGACCGGCCGGGTCCTCGCCTTCCACGCCTCCCGCGACGGACAGCGCTGGACCTTCGTCCGGCTGTTCACGCTGGGCGAGGAGAAGGAGAACGACGCGGCCCTGGTCGGCTTCATGACGCAGTCGCCGATGGGGGACGGGTGCGTGGTGACATACGACCATCTCGAGTTCAGGACGTTTTGGCCCGACGACCTGCGGGACGGAAGCTGA
- a CDS encoding aminotransferase class V-fold PLP-dependent enzyme, translating to METFESLVRAEFTPKTTYLNTASNGLLPARTVAALHEAALLRAEGRPVTALYEDVEACRAAYARLAGVPASRVALGASVAAHTGVIAASLPAGAEVLTAEDDFASVLNPFHVRGDLKVRAVPLERIAESVRPGTALVAVSAAQSADGRIADLSALREAARTHGARTYVDCSQSVGWLPTDADADDFSAAVSFKWLLGPHGAAFLVVPEDFGGLSPILAGWVAGEVPGESCYGPVAELAHSARRFDLTHALFTYAGLRRSLELVEELGVPAIRAHDLALADRFRAGLADLGQEHLPAPGSAIVSVPGLGYRQPELAAADIQVSDRSGNLRAAFHLFNTPADVDRLLDALSG from the coding sequence ATGGAGACCTTCGAGAGCCTCGTCCGCGCCGAGTTCACCCCGAAGACCACGTATCTGAACACCGCGAGCAACGGCCTGCTGCCCGCCCGTACCGTCGCCGCCCTGCACGAGGCGGCGCTGCTGCGGGCCGAGGGCAGGCCGGTGACTGCGCTGTACGAGGACGTCGAGGCCTGCCGGGCCGCGTACGCCCGGCTGGCCGGCGTTCCGGCATCCCGGGTGGCGCTGGGCGCCTCGGTCGCCGCGCACACCGGGGTGATCGCCGCCTCGCTCCCCGCGGGCGCGGAAGTCCTCACGGCCGAGGACGACTTCGCCTCCGTGCTGAACCCGTTCCACGTCCGCGGCGACCTCAAGGTCCGCGCCGTCCCGCTGGAGCGGATCGCCGAGTCCGTCCGGCCCGGCACGGCGCTCGTCGCGGTCAGCGCCGCGCAGTCCGCCGACGGCCGGATCGCCGACCTGTCCGCCCTGCGCGAGGCCGCCCGCACCCACGGGGCGCGCACCTACGTCGACTGTTCGCAGTCCGTCGGCTGGCTGCCGACGGACGCCGACGCCGACGACTTCTCCGCCGCCGTCTCCTTCAAGTGGCTGCTCGGCCCGCACGGCGCGGCCTTCCTCGTGGTCCCGGAGGACTTCGGCGGGCTGTCCCCGATCCTCGCGGGGTGGGTCGCGGGCGAGGTGCCCGGGGAGAGCTGTTACGGCCCGGTGGCCGAACTCGCCCACTCGGCACGGCGGTTCGACCTGACGCACGCCCTGTTCACCTACGCCGGACTGCGCCGCTCCCTCGAACTGGTCGAGGAACTCGGCGTGCCGGCGATCCGCGCCCACGACCTCGCCCTCGCCGACCGCTTCCGCGCGGGCCTCGCCGACCTCGGGCAAGAGCACCTTCCGGCTCCCGGCTCCGCGATCGTCTCCGTGCCCGGACTCGGCTACCGCCAGCCCGAGTTGGCCGCCGCCGACATCCAGGTCTCCGACCGCTCCGGCAACCTGCGCGCCGCCTTCCACCTGTTCAACACGCCCGCCGACGTCGACCGCCTGCTGGACGCGCTGTCAGGCTGA
- a CDS encoding GNAT family N-acetyltransferase has product MIEESRTENRVIRTAVPAEAEAVAALHLRARATYYPDGIPQDGTDWLAVWRAAIERPDGHVLCVIDDGRLVGLASFRTPEGAPEDSVKLFQFHVDPDRWRSGIGTVLHEACVEEWRADGHRAAVLDVHVDNRRAQAFYARQGWIPDPENPPAEDDHHLFLRFSVASA; this is encoded by the coding sequence ATGATCGAAGAGAGCCGGACCGAGAACCGAGTGATCCGCACCGCGGTGCCCGCCGAGGCGGAGGCCGTCGCCGCGCTGCATCTGCGCGCCCGGGCGACGTACTACCCCGACGGGATCCCGCAGGACGGCACCGACTGGCTCGCCGTCTGGCGCGCCGCCATCGAGCGCCCCGACGGGCATGTGCTGTGCGTGATCGACGACGGCCGGCTCGTGGGCCTCGCCTCCTTCCGCACACCGGAGGGCGCCCCGGAGGACTCGGTCAAGCTGTTCCAGTTCCACGTCGACCCCGACCGCTGGCGCTCCGGCATCGGTACGGTCCTGCACGAGGCCTGCGTGGAGGAGTGGCGCGCCGACGGCCACCGCGCCGCCGTCCTCGACGTGCACGTCGACAACCGGCGCGCCCAGGCCTTCTACGCCCGCCAGGGCTGGATCCCGGACCCGGAGAACCCGCCCGCCGAGGACGACCACCATCTCTTCCTGCGCTTCTCCGTCGCTTCCGCGTGA
- a CDS encoding amino acid ABC transporter ATP-binding protein, whose amino-acid sequence MSRPEIEVRGLHKSFGANEVLRGIDLEIGQGEVVCVIGPSGSGKSTLLRCVNLLEEPTKGQIFVGGAELTDPDVDIDAVRRRIGMVFQQFNLFPHLSVTENLTLPQRRVLRRGKAEAARIAAENLARVGLSEKADAYPASLSGGQQQRVAIARALAMGPEVMLFDEPTSALDPELVGDVLAVMRMLANEGMTMMVVTHEMTFAREVADRVVFMDGGVVVEDGAPAQVIGAPGHERTRHFLSRLLDPAMAEVEEEPQERLD is encoded by the coding sequence ATGAGCCGACCGGAGATCGAAGTACGCGGTCTGCACAAGTCGTTCGGCGCCAACGAGGTTCTGCGGGGCATCGACCTGGAGATCGGCCAGGGCGAGGTCGTCTGCGTCATCGGCCCGTCCGGCTCCGGCAAGTCGACGCTGCTGCGCTGTGTGAACCTGCTCGAAGAGCCCACCAAGGGCCAGATCTTCGTCGGCGGCGCCGAACTCACCGACCCGGACGTCGACATCGACGCCGTACGCCGGCGTATCGGCATGGTCTTCCAGCAGTTCAACCTCTTCCCGCACCTCTCGGTGACCGAGAACCTCACGCTTCCGCAGCGCCGGGTGCTGCGCCGGGGCAAGGCCGAGGCCGCCCGGATCGCCGCCGAGAACCTGGCCCGCGTGGGCCTGTCGGAGAAGGCGGACGCCTACCCCGCCTCCCTCTCCGGCGGTCAGCAGCAGCGTGTCGCCATCGCCCGGGCCCTCGCCATGGGCCCCGAGGTGATGCTCTTCGACGAGCCGACCTCGGCGCTCGACCCGGAGCTGGTCGGGGACGTCCTCGCGGTCATGCGCATGCTGGCGAACGAGGGCATGACGATGATGGTCGTCACCCATGAGATGACCTTCGCCCGCGAGGTCGCCGACCGGGTCGTCTTCATGGACGGCGGAGTCGTCGTCGAGGACGGCGCCCCCGCCCAGGTCATCGGCGCCCCCGGCCACGAACGCACCCGCCACTTCCTCTCCCGCCTCCTCGACCCCGCGATGGCGGAGGTGGAGGAGGAGCCGCAGGAGCGGCTTGACTAA
- a CDS encoding ectoine synthase: protein MIVRSFEEIEGTDRHVRAASGTWESKRIVLARERVGFSLHETILYAGTETSMHYANHVEAVVCVAGAAELTDHETGKTYPIVPGTMYLLDGHERHTLRVQEDFRCLCVFNPPVTGREDHDENGVYPLLTEPEEA, encoded by the coding sequence GTGATCGTCCGATCGTTCGAGGAGATCGAGGGCACCGACCGGCATGTCCGGGCCGCTTCCGGGACCTGGGAGAGCAAGCGCATCGTCCTGGCCCGGGAGCGGGTCGGATTCTCGCTGCACGAAACGATTCTGTACGCCGGCACCGAGACGTCGATGCACTACGCGAACCACGTCGAGGCCGTCGTCTGCGTCGCGGGCGCCGCCGAGCTCACCGACCACGAGACCGGGAAGACGTATCCGATCGTGCCCGGCACCATGTACCTCCTCGACGGGCACGAGCGGCACACGCTCCGCGTCCAGGAGGACTTCCGCTGCCTCTGCGTGTTCAACCCGCCCGTGACCGGACGGGAGGACCACGACGAGAACGGCGTCTACCCCCTGCTGACCGAACCCGAGGAGGCCTGA
- a CDS encoding DsbA family oxidoreductase, whose product MRVEIWSDIACPWCYVGKARFEKALAAFPHRDQVEVVHRSFELDPGRAKDDVQPVLAMLTKKYGMSQAQAQAGEENLGAQAAAEGLDYRTRDRDHGNTFDMHRLLHFAKEQGRQDELIQLLYRANFAEERSVFSEGAERLVELAVEAGLDADAARTVLADPAAYADEVRADEREAAQLGANGVPFFVLDRSYGVSGAQPAEVFAQALTQAWGDRSPLKLIDAGGDGDGAQACGPDGCAVPQQG is encoded by the coding sequence ATGCGCGTCGAGATCTGGAGCGACATCGCCTGCCCCTGGTGCTACGTGGGCAAGGCCCGCTTCGAGAAGGCGCTCGCGGCCTTCCCGCACCGTGACCAGGTCGAGGTCGTGCACCGTTCCTTCGAACTGGACCCCGGCCGCGCCAAGGACGACGTACAGCCCGTGCTCGCCATGCTCACCAAGAAGTACGGCATGAGCCAGGCGCAGGCGCAGGCCGGCGAGGAGAACCTGGGCGCGCAGGCCGCCGCCGAGGGCCTCGACTACCGCACCCGCGACCGCGACCACGGCAACACCTTCGACATGCACCGGCTGCTGCACTTCGCCAAGGAGCAGGGCCGGCAGGACGAGCTGATCCAGCTCCTCTACCGGGCGAACTTCGCCGAGGAGCGGTCCGTCTTCTCCGAGGGCGCGGAGCGGCTCGTCGAGCTGGCCGTAGAGGCCGGCCTCGACGCCGACGCCGCCCGTACGGTGCTCGCCGACCCGGCCGCCTACGCCGACGAGGTCCGCGCCGACGAGCGCGAGGCCGCCCAGCTCGGTGCGAACGGCGTGCCCTTCTTCGTCCTCGACCGCTCCTACGGCGTCTCCGGCGCCCAGCCCGCCGAGGTCTTCGCCCAGGCGCTGACCCAGGCGTGGGGCGACCGCTCCCCGCTGAAGCTGATCGACGCCGGCGGCGACGGCGACGGTGCGCAGGCGTGCGGCCCCGACGGGTGCGCGGTGCCGCAGCAAGGCTGA
- a CDS encoding transporter substrate-binding domain-containing protein, producing MNTFPGRRTHVLAAGTATAALMLVAACTSSDSGGSGSKTAAGGVELVKAGQLTTCTHLPYPPFQSEIDGKVQGFDVSLIDLVAKDLGVKQQILDTPFENFKTGAFLNSGECDLAAAGMTITAERKKNVDFSDPYFDATQAVLVDKNSGVNSLADVKAKDVKLGAQAQTTGEDYAKKQGFDPVSFESSDAVLNGLRTGQVKAVVIDYPVVQGWLKDKANADAFKVVDNLNTGEQYGFTVKKGNAELVAAINKALAAAKADGTYKTLYEKWIGPYDESAAAPSASASAS from the coding sequence TTGAACACGTTCCCCGGGCGCCGGACCCATGTCCTGGCCGCCGGCACCGCGACGGCCGCGCTGATGCTCGTGGCCGCCTGTACGTCGAGCGACAGCGGCGGCAGCGGTTCCAAGACCGCCGCCGGCGGGGTCGAACTCGTCAAGGCGGGGCAGCTCACCACCTGCACCCATCTGCCCTACCCGCCCTTCCAGTCGGAGATCGACGGCAAGGTGCAGGGCTTCGACGTGTCGCTCATCGACCTGGTCGCCAAGGACCTCGGCGTGAAGCAGCAGATCCTCGACACGCCGTTCGAGAACTTCAAGACCGGCGCCTTCCTCAACTCCGGCGAGTGCGACCTGGCCGCGGCCGGCATGACCATCACCGCGGAGCGCAAGAAGAACGTCGACTTCTCCGACCCCTACTTCGACGCCACCCAGGCCGTTCTGGTCGACAAGAACAGCGGGGTGAACTCGCTGGCCGACGTGAAGGCCAAGGACGTCAAGCTCGGCGCGCAGGCGCAGACCACCGGCGAGGACTACGCCAAGAAGCAGGGCTTCGACCCGGTCTCCTTCGAGTCCTCCGACGCCGTCCTCAACGGCCTGCGCACCGGCCAGGTCAAGGCCGTCGTCATCGACTACCCGGTCGTCCAGGGCTGGCTGAAGGACAAGGCGAACGCCGACGCCTTCAAGGTCGTCGACAACCTCAACACCGGTGAGCAGTACGGCTTCACGGTGAAGAAGGGCAACGCCGAGCTGGTCGCCGCGATCAACAAGGCGCTGGCCGCCGCCAAGGCGGACGGCACGTACAAGACGCTGTACGAGAAGTGGATCGGCCCCTACGACGAGTCCGCCGCCGCCCCTTCGGCCTCCGCCTCGGCCTCCTGA